From a single Bradyrhizobium sediminis genomic region:
- a CDS encoding error-prone DNA polymerase → MDGMAYAEIGIATNFSFLRGGSHPQEYVQQASELRLPAIGIADHNTLAGVVRAYKELENPEVRCRPKLLVGSRLVFIDGTPDILVYPRDRAAYGRLCQLLTRGKRGDDADKTDKGECRLKLDDLLEFSEGQLLVLALPHRFEAATALQLLDLLQRSRADGVWLAASLLYRGDDRRRLSRLQRIAATARVPLLATNEVLYHHPARRPLQDVLTCIREKTTIDAIGRRLEANAERYLKPGHEMARLFRDAPEAIAETMRFADRITFSLDQLKYQYPDEPVPPGKTAQRHLEDLTWAGAHQRFPVRISPKTRKVLHKELRLIRKLKYAHYFLTVHDIVRYARSQNILCQGRGSAANSAVCYVLGVTSVDPTKVDLLFERFISKERLEPPDIDVDFEHSRREEVMQYVYRRYGRHRAAIIATVIHYRPRSAIRDVGKALGLTEDVTAALADTVWGSWGKGLDEMQVRQAGLDPQNSMVGLAVELAAELIEFPRHLSQHVGGYVLTQDRLDSYVPIGNAAMDDRTFIEWDKDDVDALNMMKVDVLALGMLTCIRKCFDLIADHKGERYELATVPQDVPEVYDMLCRGESLGVFQVESRAQMNMLPRLKPRIFYDLVIEVAIVRPGPIQGDMVHPYLRRRNGVEKVSYPSPSPAHGDKDELRRVLHKTLGVPLFQEQAMRIAIEAAKFTSEEANGLRRAMATFRNVGTIGKFESKMVNNMIARGYDPTFAKNCFDQIKGFGSYGFPESHAASFAQLVYVSSWLKHFHPDAFCCGLLNSQPMGFYAPAQIVGDARNNGVEVREVDVSFSHAQNTLEEGSGKYHAVRLGFRQIDGFHWIDPDEERLKRSVPSFRGAASATNPESRDSQMCDSTSEFVASATPRNDKGEKMDDWAERIVAARARRPFTSLEDFARDTGLPKRALILLADADAFRSIGLDRRAALWAVRRLPDDVPLPLFEIAVAREQPDEKARPLPEMPLPEQVVADYQTIRLSLKGHPMEFLRPMFAKEGVVACERVCHADDKKRVRCAGVVLVRQRPGSAKGVVFMTLEDETGIANIVVWPKVMEQFRKEVMGARLILVEGYIQSSPEQVTHLVAQRLYDRSHDLVGLANDAPSRKHPVPAGPALIEPLNDDPREHPDNPAQKIRHPRNVRILTPSRDFH, encoded by the coding sequence ATGGATGGCATGGCCTATGCCGAGATCGGCATCGCCACGAATTTCTCGTTCCTGCGTGGCGGGTCGCATCCGCAGGAATATGTGCAGCAGGCGAGCGAGTTGCGGCTTCCCGCCATCGGCATTGCCGATCACAACACGTTGGCCGGCGTGGTGCGGGCCTACAAGGAGCTGGAAAACCCCGAGGTCAGATGCCGGCCGAAGCTCCTGGTCGGCTCGCGCCTCGTCTTTATCGACGGCACGCCGGATATCCTGGTCTATCCGCGCGACCGCGCCGCCTACGGCCGGCTATGCCAGTTGCTCACCCGCGGCAAGCGCGGCGACGATGCCGACAAGACCGACAAGGGCGAATGTCGCCTGAAGCTGGATGATCTCCTCGAATTCAGCGAAGGGCAGCTTCTGGTTCTGGCGCTGCCGCATCGCTTCGAGGCGGCAACGGCGCTTCAGCTGCTGGACCTGTTGCAGCGCAGCCGCGCCGATGGCGTGTGGCTGGCGGCGAGCCTGTTGTATCGCGGCGATGACAGGCGCCGGCTTTCGCGGCTGCAGCGCATCGCCGCCACCGCCCGGGTGCCGCTGCTGGCGACCAACGAGGTGCTGTATCACCATCCCGCGCGCCGCCCGCTGCAGGATGTCCTCACCTGCATTCGCGAGAAGACCACCATCGACGCCATCGGCCGGCGTCTCGAAGCCAATGCCGAACGCTACCTCAAGCCGGGACACGAAATGGCGCGGCTGTTTCGCGACGCGCCGGAGGCGATCGCGGAAACCATGCGGTTCGCGGATCGCATTACGTTTTCGCTCGATCAGCTCAAATACCAGTATCCCGACGAGCCGGTGCCGCCGGGCAAGACCGCGCAGCGCCATCTGGAAGACCTGACCTGGGCCGGCGCGCACCAGAGATTCCCGGTCCGGATTTCGCCGAAGACCAGGAAGGTCCTGCACAAGGAACTGCGGCTGATCCGGAAGCTGAAATACGCGCATTATTTTCTCACCGTGCACGACATCGTCCGTTATGCGCGCAGCCAGAATATCCTCTGCCAGGGCCGGGGATCGGCGGCGAACTCGGCCGTCTGTTACGTGCTCGGCGTGACCTCGGTCGACCCGACCAAGGTCGATCTGCTGTTCGAGCGCTTCATTTCCAAGGAACGGCTGGAGCCGCCCGACATCGACGTCGATTTCGAGCATTCGCGGCGCGAGGAGGTGATGCAGTATGTCTACCGCCGCTATGGCCGGCATCGCGCGGCGATCATCGCCACCGTGATTCATTATCGCCCGCGCAGCGCGATCCGTGACGTCGGCAAGGCGCTGGGGCTGACGGAAGATGTCACCGCCGCACTGGCCGATACGGTGTGGGGCAGTTGGGGCAAGGGCCTCGACGAAATGCAGGTCAGGCAGGCGGGCCTCGATCCGCAAAACTCCATGGTCGGGCTCGCCGTCGAGCTTGCCGCCGAACTGATCGAATTTCCGCGGCATCTGTCGCAGCATGTCGGCGGTTATGTGCTGACCCAGGACCGGCTCGACAGCTATGTGCCGATCGGCAACGCCGCGATGGACGACCGCACCTTCATCGAATGGGACAAGGACGACGTCGACGCCTTGAACATGATGAAGGTCGACGTGCTGGCGCTGGGCATGCTGACCTGCATCCGCAAATGCTTCGACCTGATTGCCGATCACAAGGGCGAACGCTACGAACTGGCGACGGTCCCGCAGGATGTGCCCGAGGTCTATGACATGCTGTGCCGGGGCGAGTCGCTCGGCGTGTTCCAGGTCGAAAGCCGCGCGCAGATGAACATGCTGCCGCGCCTCAAGCCACGGATATTTTACGACCTCGTCATCGAGGTCGCCATCGTGCGGCCCGGTCCGATCCAGGGCGACATGGTGCATCCCTATCTGCGGCGGCGCAACGGCGTCGAGAAAGTGAGCTATCCGTCGCCATCGCCCGCGCATGGCGACAAGGACGAATTGCGCAGGGTCCTGCACAAGACCCTCGGCGTGCCGCTGTTCCAGGAACAGGCGATGCGGATCGCCATCGAGGCCGCGAAGTTCACCTCGGAGGAAGCCAACGGCCTGCGCCGCGCGATGGCGACGTTCCGCAACGTCGGCACTATCGGCAAGTTCGAATCCAAGATGGTCAACAACATGATCGCGCGTGGCTACGATCCCACGTTCGCGAAAAACTGTTTCGACCAGATCAAGGGGTTCGGCAGCTACGGTTTTCCGGAAAGCCATGCCGCAAGCTTCGCCCAGCTGGTCTATGTCTCGTCATGGCTGAAGCATTTCCATCCCGATGCATTCTGCTGCGGGCTGTTGAATTCGCAGCCGATGGGTTTTTACGCCCCCGCGCAAATCGTCGGCGATGCCCGCAACAACGGCGTCGAGGTGCGCGAGGTCGACGTGTCGTTCAGCCACGCGCAGAACACGCTGGAGGAGGGAAGCGGAAAATATCACGCCGTGCGGCTCGGCTTCCGCCAGATCGACGGCTTTCATTGGATCGATCCGGATGAGGAGAGGTTGAAGAGAAGCGTTCCGTCATTCCGGGGCGCCGCGTCAGCGACGAACCCGGAATCTCGAGATTCTCAGATGTGCGATAGCACATCTGAGTTCGTCGCTAGCGCGACGCCCCGGAATGACAAGGGCGAGAAGATGGACGACTGGGCCGAGCGCATCGTCGCCGCGCGGGCCCGCCGCCCCTTCACTTCGCTGGAGGATTTCGCCCGCGACACCGGCTTGCCCAAGCGCGCGCTGATCCTGCTGGCGGATGCCGATGCGTTTCGCTCGATCGGACTCGATCGCCGCGCCGCATTGTGGGCGGTGCGGCGACTGCCTGACGACGTGCCGCTGCCGCTGTTCGAAATCGCCGTGGCGCGCGAGCAGCCCGACGAGAAGGCGCGTCCGCTGCCCGAGATGCCGCTGCCGGAGCAGGTGGTGGCCGACTATCAGACCATCCGGCTGTCGCTGAAGGGCCACCCGATGGAGTTCCTGCGGCCGATGTTTGCGAAGGAGGGCGTCGTTGCCTGCGAACGCGTCTGCCATGCCGACGACAAAAAGCGCGTGCGCTGCGCCGGCGTGGTGCTGGTGCGGCAGCGTCCGGGCAGTGCCAAGGGCGTGGTGTTCATGACGCTGGAGGACGAAACCGGCATCGCCAATATCGTGGTATGGCCGAAGGTGATGGAGCAGTTCCGAAAAGAAGTAATGGGCGCGCGGCTCATTCTGGTCGAGGGCTATATCCAGAGCAGCCCGGAACAGGTGACGCATCTGGTCGCGCAACGGCTATACGACCGCTCGCATGACCTGGTCGGGCTCGCCAACGACGCGCCCAGCCGAAAACATCCGGTGCCGGCAGGCCCGGCGCTGATCGAACCGCTCAATGACGATCCGCGCGAGCATCCCGACAACCCGGCCCAGAAAATCCGCCATCCGCGCAATGTGCGGATCCTGACGCCCTCGCGGGATTTTCATTGA